A genomic window from Corynebacterium fournieri includes:
- a CDS encoding ATP-dependent DNA helicase, which translates to MANTRPSPVPPTALEPRAYLVSRSRPAHAREWPVELPKAGLYKVTGEPGSGVSSFLLDTASAAIRRCTEIGAEHGGNAGPGGVLVLTDSKETGARLRAELSDTLAASGFVSDEPVVRSVHSLAFALVRQELDSELRLISGAEQDAVIRQLLQGHAEDGGGSWPEELRPALPMVGFARQLRDFLLRSIERGLGPEELIQLGRRHGIDIWSASGSFLREYQQVMALSGAHRMSASELVAAALEVELPAQWHTVIVDDAQHLAPASAKLVQRLLAQAELGVVGGDMEQSVFHFRGASPEFFRTMGGLDHQVIDLGATRRTPEKTAAIADSGGTQLALVADTLRRAHLEDEVDYRDMAVVVRSTPLLEPVRRALLHAGVPVSLNPTDLVLGEQRIGAALLLGVRALYEELSAAQWRDLLLSPVGGADPVTLRRLLRGLRRWAPETRAEETLRELLVTQAGLPDFGTVLTDRELDILRHVRDVLDAGRAALADGGSVEEVLWALWHATGLSNRLLAAALRGGATGSQADRDLDAVMALFDAAGDHTERRPSAGIESFVASITEQELPTGVRDRRNATPDAVALLTAHGATGREFRRVIVAGVQEMAWPSLGETGSLFRQEDLVDLIDEGVDPAVPVSHVNERLVEERRLFTVATSRATEQLLVTAVESDDGDEVEQRSRFVEEFCRDFRITARPVRVAGTLEEAVRSTRVQGADADDDVSVVRVLAHDDLIAEFRRVLTDPDAAEAQRRQAARQLARLAHAGVLGAAPGQWWSTTEPSTSTALNVAPALSPSRVEQLLACPMRAVLERMAGLNETLDMVYGSMAHAFFEALGQGVDEEAALEATVAARRAADSSPEWKVERDIADFRAMLERTYSWLQASRGAFEQLAVEADVDVQVSEHVRIRGRLDRLERDERGAVHIVDLKTGATPPTVAATADNPQLATYQLALSHGQFVDGKVVTAAHDTDPLEVGGAVLVYPNAGKTSLTTREQAAKTDEEFAELAAALDGLPEEIAGPTLMAVTGPQCDRCAVRALCPVQPEGATIHHA; encoded by the coding sequence ATGGCCAATACTCGACCTTCCCCGGTGCCCCCGACCGCACTCGAACCGAGGGCGTACCTCGTGTCGCGCTCGCGTCCGGCGCACGCGCGCGAATGGCCGGTGGAGCTACCCAAAGCAGGGCTCTACAAAGTCACGGGAGAGCCGGGGTCGGGAGTATCGAGCTTTCTGTTGGATACTGCCTCGGCGGCCATTCGGCGGTGCACGGAAATTGGCGCCGAGCACGGCGGAAACGCAGGCCCGGGCGGGGTGTTGGTGCTTACGGATTCGAAGGAGACTGGCGCGCGGCTGCGTGCGGAGCTGTCAGACACGCTGGCGGCATCCGGATTCGTCTCAGACGAGCCGGTCGTGCGCTCCGTGCACTCATTGGCGTTCGCGCTTGTGCGCCAAGAGCTCGACAGTGAACTGCGCCTTATTTCCGGCGCCGAACAAGACGCGGTGATCCGACAGCTGCTGCAAGGGCACGCTGAGGACGGTGGGGGCAGTTGGCCCGAGGAATTGCGGCCTGCGCTGCCGATGGTGGGCTTTGCCCGCCAGTTGCGAGACTTCCTCCTGCGGTCCATCGAGCGCGGTTTAGGGCCGGAAGAACTCATCCAGTTAGGTCGGCGCCACGGCATTGACATCTGGTCCGCTTCGGGCTCCTTCTTGCGCGAGTACCAGCAGGTGATGGCGCTGTCTGGCGCGCACAGGATGTCTGCCTCGGAGCTGGTTGCTGCCGCGCTCGAGGTGGAGCTGCCGGCGCAGTGGCACACCGTCATCGTCGATGACGCACAGCACCTCGCGCCAGCGTCGGCGAAGTTGGTGCAGCGGCTCTTAGCGCAGGCGGAACTCGGGGTGGTCGGCGGCGACATGGAGCAGTCTGTGTTTCACTTCCGCGGCGCCTCGCCGGAGTTTTTCCGCACCATGGGTGGATTGGACCACCAGGTCATCGACCTCGGCGCCACGCGCAGAACACCGGAGAAAACCGCCGCAATCGCAGACAGCGGCGGCACCCAACTCGCGTTGGTCGCCGACACGTTGCGCCGCGCTCACCTCGAAGACGAAGTGGATTACCGGGACATGGCAGTGGTGGTGCGCTCCACACCGCTGCTGGAGCCGGTGCGGCGAGCGCTGTTGCACGCTGGGGTACCCGTCTCGCTCAACCCCACGGACCTGGTGTTAGGCGAGCAGCGCATTGGCGCGGCGCTGCTGTTAGGCGTTCGAGCGCTGTACGAGGAGCTGTCGGCCGCGCAGTGGAGGGATTTGCTGCTCAGCCCGGTCGGCGGTGCGGACCCGGTGACCCTGCGGCGGCTGCTTCGAGGCCTGCGCCGTTGGGCGCCGGAGACGCGCGCGGAAGAAACCCTGCGTGAACTGCTTGTTACGCAGGCCGGGCTACCAGATTTCGGCACGGTGCTCACGGACCGGGAGCTGGACATCCTGCGGCACGTGCGCGACGTGCTCGACGCTGGGCGTGCGGCGCTGGCAGACGGGGGCAGCGTCGAGGAAGTGCTCTGGGCACTATGGCACGCCACGGGCCTGTCCAACCGCCTGTTGGCCGCGGCGTTGCGCGGTGGCGCAACAGGTTCGCAGGCGGACCGAGACTTGGACGCCGTGATGGCGCTGTTCGATGCGGCGGGCGACCACACCGAGCGCAGGCCGAGCGCAGGCATCGAGTCCTTCGTCGCCTCAATCACCGAACAAGAACTGCCCACAGGTGTGCGCGACCGCCGCAACGCCACCCCGGACGCCGTTGCGCTTCTGACTGCGCACGGCGCGACCGGCCGGGAGTTTCGTCGCGTGATTGTGGCCGGGGTGCAAGAGATGGCGTGGCCGAGCTTGGGGGAGACCGGTTCCTTATTCCGCCAGGAGGATCTGGTGGACCTCATCGACGAGGGGGTGGATCCGGCAGTGCCGGTTTCCCACGTCAACGAGCGCCTGGTCGAAGAACGCCGGCTGTTCACGGTAGCTACCAGCCGTGCGACCGAGCAGCTCCTTGTCACTGCTGTGGAAAGCGACGACGGCGATGAGGTTGAGCAGCGGTCCCGCTTCGTGGAGGAGTTCTGCCGGGACTTTCGCATAACGGCGCGGCCAGTACGTGTTGCGGGCACGCTAGAGGAGGCGGTACGCAGCACACGTGTGCAGGGGGCAGACGCCGATGACGATGTGTCTGTGGTGCGAGTGCTCGCGCACGACGATCTCATCGCGGAGTTTCGCCGCGTGCTCACAGACCCGGACGCGGCAGAAGCGCAGCGCCGCCAAGCGGCGCGACAGCTTGCGCGTCTCGCACACGCTGGTGTGTTGGGGGCGGCGCCGGGGCAGTGGTGGTCGACCACGGAGCCGTCGACAAGCACAGCGCTCAACGTTGCGCCGGCGCTGTCCCCGTCGCGCGTGGAGCAGCTGCTCGCGTGCCCCATGCGCGCGGTGCTGGAGCGGATGGCCGGCCTGAACGAAACGCTGGACATGGTCTACGGCTCGATGGCGCACGCCTTTTTCGAAGCACTTGGCCAAGGCGTCGACGAAGAGGCGGCGCTCGAGGCGACGGTGGCGGCGCGCCGGGCGGCGGATAGCTCGCCCGAGTGGAAAGTGGAGCGCGACATCGCGGATTTCCGGGCCATGCTCGAGCGCACATATTCATGGTTGCAGGCCAGTCGCGGCGCCTTCGAGCAACTCGCTGTGGAGGCGGACGTGGACGTGCAGGTCAGCGAGCACGTGAGAATCCGCGGCAGGCTGGACCGGCTTGAGCGCGATGAGCGCGGGGCGGTGCACATCGTGGACCTGAAAACCGGGGCGACGCCGCCGACCGTTGCTGCGACAGCGGACAACCCCCAGCTGGCCACCTACCAGTTGGCGCTGTCGCACGGCCAGTTCGTCGACGGCAAGGTGGTCACCGCAGCCCATGACACCGATCCACTCGAGGTCGGCGGTGCGGTGCTGGTGTATCCGAACGCTGGCAAGACTTCTCTGACCACGCGCGAGCAAGCCGCCAAAACCGACGAAGAATTTGCCGAGCTTGCGGCCGCGCTCGACGGGCTGCCCGAAGAGATCGCAGGCCCCACACTTATGGCCGTGACCGGCCCGCAGTGCGACCGCTGCGCGGTGCGCGCTTTGTGCCCCGTTCAGCCGGAAGGAGCGACGATTCACCATGCCTAA
- a CDS encoding ATP-dependent helicase, which yields MPNPNPMSPVLLSRYLGQQYPPTEQQADVIGADPGPLLVVAGAGAGKTETMAARVVWLVANGFARPDEVLGLTFTRKAAQEMGKRIRDRLGALAQNTELVRRLDPSGELAEHLQVIAPTVSTYDSYAGELIREYGLLVPVEPDARLITDAELHAIATDVVVNYSGGLLTQLGSNPSLATVVEDLLALNTSMGNELAAPGWVREHAHDFLAETESYPTGPRARVEFTKVLTRWRSKQEERANLLPLVEELGAELRRRGVVTFNEQMSVAAQLARDHRVVGASQRSRFRVVMLDEYQDTSHAQRVLLRSLFGNGADPALTVTAVGDPMQAIYGWRGATAANLEAFVEDFPTADGTAPKKQLTTSWRNPPEVLALANGVSDAVLGTGKSRAVAALSARPGADAGDVTLGFFPDQESEIDFVADRLAQEYRAAQEGGLPFSAAALVRKNRHSPPLAAALEARGVPYEIVGLAGLLDVPEVADTVAIATMLVRPEDTAAALRILGGPAVGLGLADLNALASRAKNLRGANSAHEAAEEEADAAAGAEEHLHEQLADLVARAAEISARTDKPEGLTDALADLGEPERYSEEGLVRMRDTAAKLRWLRTHSLGKRLSDLFADIIHVFGIRTEVLARGSATGAVHLDRLLEEVAAYPGASLDGLLNFFDLARAFEDGLTPGAVAVKEDRVQILTAHKAKGLEWDTVAVLHADAETYKAKTETFLTFTRYLPTDTFGDPDIYPVFAEVENRTDFEKAGKAWLKEVAGDLAEETSRLFYVAVTRAAKRLIVTGSRRRDGAAKEAEPYSHFAAMRERVPESSVVVWDDGLDTGTAQPGNEAGAPGQAAAPETGRWPHYAPAQQDLAAAEAVRAAIDELPDYTDGELFALWERDATALIEEHEAAQAADVAVVMPGELTASDVVALKADPQQFARRARRPVPFKPNTYAKRGTAFHEWLEQFYGARPLLTEDELPGSDEAEVDRTTLERLQRNFEASEWANRTPAYVEHPFELALGNSVVRGRMDAVFSDENGWVVVDWKTGEKPGRDAMESAQLQLAVYREAWRRIASDGKPVRAVFFYVRTGETFAPHALPDLAQLETMLGGAAAGSAADAGLQGDGTEMESEERQ from the coding sequence ATGCCTAACCCGAACCCCATGTCACCGGTGCTGCTGTCGCGCTACCTGGGGCAGCAGTACCCGCCCACCGAACAGCAAGCGGACGTCATCGGTGCGGACCCGGGCCCGCTGCTGGTCGTCGCAGGTGCCGGCGCCGGAAAAACCGAGACCATGGCCGCACGTGTGGTGTGGCTAGTGGCCAACGGGTTCGCCCGCCCCGACGAGGTGCTGGGGCTGACGTTTACCCGCAAGGCGGCACAGGAGATGGGCAAGCGCATCAGAGACCGGCTGGGTGCGCTCGCGCAGAACACGGAGTTGGTGCGTCGGCTGGACCCGTCCGGCGAGCTCGCGGAACATCTCCAGGTCATCGCGCCGACAGTATCGACCTATGACTCATACGCCGGGGAACTCATCCGCGAGTACGGACTGCTGGTGCCGGTGGAGCCGGACGCGAGGCTGATCACCGACGCGGAGCTGCACGCTATCGCCACCGACGTGGTGGTCAACTACTCCGGCGGGCTGCTCACACAGCTGGGATCCAACCCCTCGCTCGCCACTGTCGTGGAGGACCTGCTGGCGCTGAACACCTCCATGGGCAACGAGCTCGCCGCGCCGGGTTGGGTGCGCGAGCACGCGCACGATTTCCTCGCCGAGACGGAGTCGTACCCGACCGGCCCGCGCGCGCGGGTGGAGTTCACGAAGGTGCTCACCCGCTGGCGCTCCAAGCAGGAAGAACGCGCGAATCTGCTGCCCCTGGTGGAAGAGCTCGGCGCGGAGCTTCGCCGTCGCGGGGTGGTGACCTTCAACGAACAGATGTCGGTGGCCGCGCAGTTGGCGCGGGACCACCGGGTGGTGGGGGCGTCGCAACGCTCCCGCTTCCGCGTGGTCATGCTGGACGAATACCAGGACACCTCCCATGCGCAACGAGTGCTGCTGCGCAGCCTGTTCGGCAACGGCGCGGACCCCGCGCTGACAGTGACGGCAGTGGGGGACCCGATGCAGGCGATCTACGGTTGGCGCGGCGCCACGGCCGCGAACCTGGAAGCGTTCGTGGAGGATTTCCCCACCGCTGACGGCACGGCGCCGAAAAAGCAGCTGACCACCTCCTGGCGCAACCCGCCGGAGGTGCTGGCGTTGGCGAACGGCGTGTCCGACGCGGTGCTCGGTACAGGGAAAAGCAGAGCGGTTGCGGCTCTGTCGGCTCGCCCCGGTGCGGATGCCGGTGACGTGACTTTGGGGTTTTTCCCCGACCAGGAGAGCGAGATCGATTTCGTTGCGGACCGCCTCGCGCAGGAATACCGGGCTGCGCAAGAAGGTGGACTGCCGTTTTCGGCGGCGGCGCTGGTGCGGAAAAACCGGCACTCGCCGCCGCTTGCTGCGGCGCTTGAGGCGCGCGGGGTGCCCTACGAGATCGTGGGGCTTGCCGGGCTTTTAGACGTGCCGGAGGTCGCCGACACCGTGGCCATTGCCACCATGCTGGTGCGCCCGGAGGACACGGCAGCGGCGTTGCGCATCCTCGGCGGACCTGCAGTCGGGCTGGGGCTGGCCGACCTAAATGCGCTGGCGTCGCGAGCGAAAAACCTGCGGGGGGCCAACAGTGCACACGAGGCTGCTGAGGAGGAGGCGGATGCGGCTGCCGGAGCGGAGGAGCACCTGCATGAGCAGCTCGCAGATTTAGTGGCGCGTGCCGCGGAAATCTCCGCCCGCACGGACAAGCCGGAAGGCCTCACGGACGCGTTGGCGGATTTGGGCGAGCCGGAGCGCTACAGCGAGGAGGGACTGGTGCGGATGCGCGATACCGCGGCGAAACTGCGGTGGCTGCGCACGCATAGCCTGGGCAAGCGCTTGAGCGATTTGTTTGCAGACATCATCCACGTCTTTGGCATTCGCACGGAGGTGCTCGCCCGAGGATCCGCAACGGGCGCGGTGCACCTGGACCGACTGCTCGAGGAGGTCGCGGCTTACCCCGGGGCGAGTCTGGACGGGCTGCTGAATTTCTTCGACCTCGCCCGCGCCTTCGAGGACGGGCTGACACCGGGGGCGGTGGCGGTCAAGGAAGACCGCGTGCAGATCCTCACCGCGCACAAGGCCAAGGGCCTGGAGTGGGACACGGTTGCGGTGCTACACGCGGACGCGGAGACGTACAAGGCCAAGACGGAGACTTTCCTCACGTTCACCCGCTACCTGCCCACCGACACGTTCGGCGACCCGGACATTTACCCAGTGTTCGCGGAGGTGGAAAACCGCACCGACTTTGAGAAGGCAGGCAAGGCCTGGCTCAAGGAGGTCGCCGGCGATTTGGCGGAGGAGACCTCCCGGCTGTTCTACGTGGCGGTGACCCGAGCGGCGAAACGGCTCATCGTCACTGGTTCGCGCCGCCGCGACGGGGCGGCGAAAGAAGCCGAGCCGTACTCCCACTTCGCCGCGATGCGCGAGCGCGTCCCGGAATCGAGCGTGGTGGTGTGGGACGACGGGCTCGACACCGGCACAGCCCAGCCCGGCAACGAAGCAGGCGCCCCCGGCCAGGCTGCGGCACCGGAGACTGGCCGCTGGCCCCACTATGCACCAGCGCAGCAGGACCTCGCCGCCGCGGAGGCAGTGCGTGCCGCGATAGACGAGTTGCCGGACTACACCGACGGCGAGCTGTTCGCGCTGTGGGAACGCGATGCCACAGCCTTGATCGAGGAGCACGAGGCGGCGCAGGCCGCGGATGTGGCGGTGGTGATGCCGGGCGAGCTCACGGCCTCCGACGTCGTCGCCCTGAAGGCAGACCCGCAGCAGTTCGCGCGGCGTGCGCGCCGTCCTGTGCCGTTTAAGCCCAACACCTACGCCAAGCGCGGCACCGCGTTCCACGAGTGGCTGGAACAGTTCTACGGCGCGCGCCCTCTGCTGACTGAAGACGAGCTGCCGGGCAGCGACGAGGCGGAGGTGGACCGCACCACGCTGGAGCGGCTGCAGCGCAATTTCGAGGCAAGCGAATGGGCCAACCGCACCCCGGCGTATGTGGAGCACCCCTTCGAGCTCGCGCTGGGCAATTCGGTGGTGCGCGGGCGCATGGACGCGGTGTTTTCGGATGAAAACGGCTGGGTTGTGGTGGACTGGAAGACGGGTGAAAAGCCCGGCCGGGACGCGATGGAATCGGCGCAACTGCAGCTGGCGGTCTACCGTGAGGCGTGGCGCCGTATCGCAAGTGACGGCAAGCCGGTGCGGGCTGTATTTTTCTACGTACGTACCGGCGAGACGTTCGCGCCGCATGCTTTGCCGGATCTCGCGCAGCTGGAGACAATGCTTGGCGGCGCGGCGGCAGGCTCGGCCGCTGATGCGGGCCTGCAAGGCGATGGAACTGAGATGGAAAGCGAGGAGCGGCAGTAG